In Sphingobacteriaceae bacterium, the following proteins share a genomic window:
- a CDS encoding histidine kinase, with the protein MKIKDIVNRDLVNLQNCESEPIHIPGSIQPHGFLLAVKQSNYQIDFCTANSFDFTGIKHTDLLGKSFEEVFGDDEGKKLKDYVADPLSDASKPHVFNWNGIPYNTLIHKSGENFILDLEPFPDGSLTLPDLYSQTKRFVSHLERSVTLQDLCKIIAEETRSITGYDRVMVYRFDKEYNGEVFAESKRDDLESFFGLHYPHTDIPVQARELYMRNLMRIIVDVNYTPVPIFTIDDVKDKNLDLSNSVLRSVSPIHIEYLHNIGVGATLTISLMHNKKLWGLIACHHYSPKNLPHYTRLAAQLQGHFLTSQINVREVAEEFDLSQSIANSLENLMRNIPEVSSGNFHHVMNEDLLKITNSSGAVLISEGMLRSFGQIPAEKEISSLVKWIAAKHETGVYITSKLIEEYPRAEKIRECASGVLFHALGNPINDSIIWFRQEVQKTVNWAGDPNKAIIKNEKGLSPRKSFELWKERTKHQSEEWEEPELVAASKFAHALQKQTYVLYLTREETKYRELSEKLQKANSELENINWISNHDLKEPLRKIQVFASKILEDDNHNLSEFAMGSVQKMNDAASRMQTLLNDLMSYSQLRDTSDAFSKVDLNGLLKNVQDELKEELQEITAEVEFSDLPEVNGISFQLHQLFLNLIRNSLKFSKADIRPHIKITSTQEQVESDIQGLEMGRTYYKVSFSDNGIGFNNDHSQTIFNVFKRLHSAKKYTGTGIGLAICKKIMENHSGHITAEGEVNVGSVFNLYFPVV; encoded by the coding sequence ATGAAGATAAAAGATATTGTTAACCGCGATCTCGTTAACCTTCAAAACTGCGAAAGTGAGCCAATACATATTCCAGGGAGCATACAGCCACATGGTTTTTTATTAGCGGTAAAACAAAGTAATTACCAAATAGATTTTTGTACCGCAAACAGCTTCGATTTCACGGGAATAAAACACACTGATCTTTTAGGAAAATCTTTTGAAGAAGTTTTCGGAGACGATGAAGGAAAAAAACTTAAAGATTATGTTGCAGATCCTCTGTCTGACGCCTCTAAACCCCATGTTTTTAATTGGAATGGCATTCCCTACAACACTTTGATTCATAAAAGTGGCGAAAATTTTATTCTTGATCTCGAACCATTTCCAGATGGAAGTTTAACCCTGCCTGATCTTTACAGTCAGACAAAACGTTTTGTATCACATCTCGAAAGATCGGTAACCTTGCAGGATCTTTGTAAAATTATTGCCGAGGAAACAAGAAGTATTACAGGCTACGACCGTGTAATGGTTTATCGTTTCGATAAAGAATATAACGGCGAAGTATTTGCAGAAAGTAAACGCGACGACCTAGAGTCTTTTTTTGGATTACATTATCCGCATACCGATATTCCTGTGCAGGCACGAGAACTTTACATGCGTAATCTCATGCGTATTATTGTGGATGTAAATTACACGCCGGTTCCGATTTTTACGATTGATGACGTTAAAGATAAAAATCTTGACCTGAGTAATTCCGTGTTGCGAAGCGTTTCTCCTATCCATATAGAATACCTTCATAACATTGGTGTTGGAGCTACCCTGACCATTTCGCTTATGCACAATAAAAAATTGTGGGGTTTGATTGCCTGTCATCATTATTCGCCAAAAAATTTACCGCATTATACCCGCCTTGCGGCGCAACTGCAAGGTCACTTTCTGACTTCGCAAATAAACGTGCGTGAAGTCGCTGAAGAATTTGACCTTTCTCAATCTATTGCAAATAGTCTTGAGAACCTTATGCGAAATATACCGGAGGTATCTTCTGGTAATTTTCATCACGTGATGAATGAGGACCTGCTTAAGATTACAAATTCTTCGGGAGCGGTTTTGATTAGTGAAGGAATGCTCCGCTCTTTTGGACAGATTCCTGCGGAAAAAGAGATAAGTAGCCTTGTAAAATGGATCGCCGCTAAGCATGAAACGGGAGTTTATATTACGTCTAAATTAATTGAAGAATATCCGCGTGCTGAAAAAATACGTGAATGCGCCTCAGGAGTTTTATTTCACGCCCTTGGTAATCCTATAAATGATAGTATTATTTGGTTCAGGCAAGAGGTTCAGAAAACCGTAAACTGGGCGGGTGATCCAAACAAGGCTATTATTAAAAATGAAAAAGGATTATCGCCCCGTAAATCTTTTGAATTGTGGAAGGAAAGAACAAAACATCAAAGTGAGGAGTGGGAAGAACCTGAATTAGTTGCTGCTTCCAAATTTGCGCATGCCCTTCAAAAACAAACTTATGTTCTTTATCTTACCAGGGAAGAAACCAAATACCGTGAGCTCAGTGAAAAGCTTCAGAAAGCAAACTCTGAACTTGAAAATATTAACTGGATCAGTAACCATGATTTAAAAGAGCCTCTTAGAAAAATTCAGGTTTTCGCTTCCAAAATACTTGAAGACGACAATCATAATCTTTCTGAATTTGCCATGGGGTCTGTGCAAAAAATGAATGATGCTGCCAGCCGCATGCAAACACTCTTAAATGATCTGATGTCTTATTCGCAGCTAAGAGACACCAGTGATGCTTTCTCTAAAGTAGATCTTAATGGTTTACTAAAAAATGTTCAGGATGAATTGAAAGAAGAATTACAAGAAATAACAGCGGAAGTAGAGTTTTCTGACTTACCCGAAGTGAATGGTATCTCCTTTCAACTGCACCAGCTTTTTCTGAATTTAATACGTAATTCTTTAAAGTTTTCAAAAGCAGACATTCGGCCGCATATAAAAATTACTTCCACCCAGGAACAGGTAGAATCAGACATACAAGGTCTTGAGATGGGTAGAACCTATTATAAAGTAAGTTTCAGCGACAATGGAATTGGATTTAACAACGATCATTCGCAAACAATTTTTAACGTGTTTAAACGCCTTCATAGTGCGAAAAAATACACGGGTACCGGCATTGGTCTCGCGATCTGTAAAAAAATAATGGAAAATCACAGTGGTCACATTACTGCTGAAGGCGAAGTGAACGTGGGTTCTGTTTTTAACCTTTACTTTCCTGTGGTTTAA
- a CDS encoding heme oxygenase — protein sequence MQPHATQTPLATEKDTFLKDLRSVTSPAHKKLEETSLSKVIVSETLLVGDYALYLEKMYLAMVSFEKKIFPILNPHFSDLDQRIKTNLLEKDLKFLGVKVPEKQSLFNRFVATRSTSYLMGAFYVLEGSTLGGKFIYKNISSTLGLTAESGASYFNGYGAETGKLWSAFMEQFCNYALKTSNQKEIIQGADDTFKLLFDLLNA from the coding sequence ATGCAACCTCATGCAACGCAAACGCCGCTGGCAACCGAAAAGGATACTTTTCTGAAGGATCTGCGCTCCGTTACATCACCCGCTCATAAAAAATTAGAAGAGACGTCTCTTTCAAAAGTTATTGTGAGTGAAACCTTGCTTGTTGGCGACTATGCTCTCTACCTTGAAAAAATGTACCTGGCAATGGTTTCTTTTGAAAAAAAAATTTTTCCTATCCTCAACCCGCATTTTTCAGACCTTGATCAACGCATTAAAACAAACTTACTCGAAAAAGATTTGAAATTTCTGGGCGTAAAAGTTCCGGAAAAACAATCTCTCTTCAACAGATTTGTTGCGACCCGTTCTACTTCTTATTTAATGGGTGCATTTTATGTGTTAGAAGGATCTACTTTAGGTGGGAAATTTATCTATAAAAACATCAGCTCCACTTTAGGTTTAACGGCTGAATCAGGAGCTTCGTACTTTAATGGTTACGGTGCAGAAACCGGTAAATTATGGTCTGCTTTTATGGAGCAATTTTGCAACTATGCGCTTAAGACCTCGAACCAAAAAGAAATAATTCAGGGGGCAGACGACACATTTAAACTCTTATTTGATCTTTTAAACGCTTAA
- a CDS encoding response regulator, whose product MSTIFYTDDDADDIMIFEQALKEVGDNNYNLKAVEDGQELIDSLNNPPPTPNVIFLDLNMPGKDGRETLKEIKSHDELKRFPVIILSTSSSKEDIDLTYHYGASLYVNKPRKYSDLKKLLATCLRIDWKTYERPAKENFFLKAS is encoded by the coding sequence ATGAGTACTATTTTTTATACCGATGATGATGCAGACGATATCATGATCTTTGAACAAGCGCTGAAAGAGGTAGGTGATAATAATTATAATTTAAAAGCAGTGGAAGACGGGCAGGAACTCATCGACTCTCTGAATAACCCTCCACCTACCCCAAATGTTATTTTTTTAGATTTGAATATGCCTGGCAAAGATGGCCGGGAAACACTCAAAGAAATAAAGTCGCACGATGAATTAAAAAGATTCCCAGTAATTATTTTGTCTACATCTTCCAGCAAAGAAGACATTGATCTCACATACCACTATGGAGCTAGTTTATATGTAAATAAGCCCAGAAAATATTCGGATCTAAAAAAACTACTTGCAACTTGTCTTCGCATAGATTGGAAAACTTATGAAAGGCCTGCCAAAGAAAATTTCTTTCTAAAAGCTTCCTGA
- the hppD gene encoding 4-hydroxyphenylpyruvate dioxygenase produces MATREIKNVEYGLEKIFEGAQDFLPLLGTDYVEFYVGNAKQAAHYYKTAFGYQSHAYAGLETGLKDRASYVLKQDKIRLVFTTALNSESPIGEHVKKHGDGVKVTALWVEDARKSFEETVKRGARPFMEPTVETDEHGEVVRSGIYTYGETVHMFVERKNYKGAFLPGYKEWKSDYNPTPVGLKFIDHMVGNVGWNQMNATVEWYEKVMGFVNFLSFDDKQITTEYSALMSKVMSNGNGRIKFPINEPAEGKKKSQIEEYIDFYEGPGVQHLALATDDIIKTVHELKARGVEFLPPPPQAYYDDIPRRLGVHMDIMKEDIKELQKLSILVDADEEGYLLQIFTKPVEDRPTLFYEIIQRMGAKGFGAGNFKALFESIEREQALRGTL; encoded by the coding sequence ATGGCAACTAGAGAAATAAAAAACGTAGAATACGGTTTAGAAAAAATATTTGAAGGCGCTCAGGATTTTCTTCCGCTTTTAGGAACAGATTACGTAGAGTTTTATGTGGGAAATGCTAAACAAGCAGCTCACTATTACAAAACTGCTTTTGGATATCAATCACACGCTTATGCTGGATTGGAAACGGGTTTAAAAGACCGAGCTTCTTACGTGTTAAAACAAGATAAAATTCGTTTGGTATTTACTACCGCGTTAAACAGTGAATCTCCTATCGGAGAACATGTAAAAAAACACGGTGATGGCGTTAAAGTAACAGCGTTATGGGTTGAAGATGCACGCAAATCGTTTGAAGAAACCGTAAAGCGTGGTGCAAGACCATTTATGGAGCCTACTGTAGAAACAGATGAACATGGCGAAGTTGTACGTTCTGGCATTTATACTTACGGCGAAACCGTACACATGTTCGTGGAACGTAAAAATTATAAGGGAGCATTTTTACCAGGATACAAAGAGTGGAAAAGTGATTACAACCCAACGCCGGTAGGATTAAAATTTATTGATCACATGGTTGGCAATGTGGGCTGGAATCAAATGAATGCTACAGTTGAATGGTATGAAAAAGTAATGGGGTTTGTAAACTTCCTTAGCTTCGACGACAAACAAATTACAACCGAATACTCTGCCCTTATGAGCAAAGTAATGAGCAATGGTAACGGACGTATTAAATTTCCAATCAACGAACCTGCCGAAGGAAAGAAAAAATCACAAATCGAAGAATACATCGATTTTTATGAAGGTCCGGGAGTGCAGCATTTAGCGCTTGCTACCGACGACATTATTAAAACTGTGCATGAATTAAAAGCGCGTGGTGTTGAATTTTTACCACCGCCACCGCAAGCATACTACGATGATATTCCAAGACGTTTAGGTGTACATATGGATATTATGAAGGAAGATATTAAAGAACTTCAAAAATTGTCTATCCTGGTAGATGCTGATGAAGAAGGCTATTTGCTTCAGATTTTCACTAAACCAGTGGAGGATCGTCCTACTTTATTTTACGAGATCATTCAACGCATGGGTGCTAAAGGGTTTGGAGCAGGAAACTTTAAAGCTTTATTCGAATCCATCGAAAGAGAACAGGCTCTCAGAGGGACTTTGTAA
- the rimO gene encoding 30S ribosomal protein S12 methylthiotransferase RimO has product MKTKTLKKNKVNVVTLGCSKNLVDSEVLMGQLKANKFDVEHEGTSDDHQIVIINTCGFVDNAKQESIDTILRYVEAKKQGAVEKVYVTGCLSERYKKDLEIEIPEVDAYFGTRELPKILKTLKADYKHELVGERLLTTPQHYAYFKISEGCDRPCSFCAIPLMRGKHISVPVEELVLRAKNLASKGTKELLFIAQDLTYYGLDIYKKRELAQLIDKVSEVEGIDWIRLHYAFPSGFPMEVLDVMNAKSNVNKYLDMPLQHISDNMLTSMRRGITKQKTIDVVNKIRDKVPGIAIRTTLIAGYPGETEKDHEEMLRWVEETKFERLGIFTYSHEENTHAHLLKDDVSEKVKRKRADAVMAVQQEISYKLNQEKINQTYKILVDRKEGDFFIGRTEFDSPDVDNEVLVKADNDTYLRVGDFATVKIYEASDFDLYGKLV; this is encoded by the coding sequence ATGAAAACCAAAACGCTTAAAAAGAACAAAGTAAATGTAGTAACACTGGGCTGCAGTAAAAATCTTGTAGACAGTGAAGTACTAATGGGTCAACTCAAAGCCAACAAGTTTGACGTAGAACACGAAGGCACAAGTGACGATCACCAAATCGTGATCATTAACACCTGTGGCTTTGTTGACAATGCAAAACAAGAAAGTATTGATACTATTTTACGTTATGTAGAAGCAAAAAAGCAAGGGGCGGTTGAAAAAGTGTATGTGACCGGTTGTTTGAGCGAACGCTATAAAAAAGATCTGGAAATTGAAATCCCTGAAGTAGACGCTTACTTTGGAACGAGGGAATTACCGAAGATTTTAAAAACACTTAAGGCTGACTACAAACATGAACTGGTTGGAGAACGTTTGTTAACTACACCTCAGCACTATGCTTATTTTAAAATAAGTGAAGGTTGCGACAGACCCTGTAGTTTTTGTGCTATTCCCTTGATGCGTGGAAAACACATTAGCGTTCCTGTTGAAGAACTGGTATTAAGAGCAAAAAATCTCGCCAGCAAAGGCACCAAAGAACTTTTATTTATCGCACAGGATCTTACTTATTACGGATTAGATATTTACAAAAAACGCGAGCTCGCTCAATTGATTGATAAAGTGAGTGAAGTAGAAGGTATTGATTGGATCCGTTTGCACTATGCTTTTCCGAGTGGTTTTCCAATGGAGGTTTTAGATGTAATGAATGCAAAAAGCAACGTAAACAAGTACCTCGATATGCCTTTGCAACACATCAGTGACAACATGCTTACAAGCATGCGTCGTGGTATTACCAAGCAAAAAACAATCGACGTTGTAAATAAAATCCGCGATAAAGTTCCGGGCATTGCAATCAGAACTACTCTTATTGCGGGCTATCCGGGGGAAACAGAAAAAGATCACGAAGAAATGCTGCGCTGGGTAGAAGAAACAAAATTTGAACGCCTTGGAATTTTCACTTACTCGCACGAAGAAAATACACATGCGCATCTATTAAAAGACGATGTTTCTGAAAAAGTGAAACGCAAACGCGCAGATGCTGTAATGGCTGTTCAGCAAGAAATCTCTTATAAACTTAACCAGGAAAAAATAAACCAGACTTATAAAATTTTAGTAGATCGTAAAGAAGGTGACTTTTTTATAGGTCGTACAGAGTTTGATAGTCCTGATGTTGACAACGAAGTACTGGTAAAAGCTGACAACGATACTTACTTACGCGTTGGCGATTTCGCAACCGTAAAAATTTACGAAGCAAGCGATTTCGATTTGTACGGGAAGCTGGTTTAA
- the priA gene encoding primosomal protein N' has product MQGPTYFVDVIVPLSVPNKYTYRVPVELNEQLKTGKRVLVQFGKTKIYTGIIYKIHETAPKDYSAKYVEGILDDEPVVTELQLTFWDWIAFYYCANPGDVMNAALPSGLKLSSTSHIQLNPEFNFEETEHRFFTEREHKVIDALHATPNLSFENLSEILEIKSVQPIINNLLKKNAVVVYEDVKDKYKPKLQSFLRLSEEYKAESKLHETLNGLEKKAFKQAEALMGFLMLQKSGGNSLNGWVKKSDLSKKAETSAIAALVKKNILLEQEFEVGRLLFEKGNNTDKRLSAAQHKAYEETQAAFEKNKTVLLHGVTGSGKTEIYIQLVKDALEKNQTVLFLIPEIALTTQLITRLRAVFGEIVGVYHSRFSENERVEIWNTVLSGKQNKNPGSNLPDGVQKISKEYKIILGARSSLFLPYSNLGLIIVDEEHDNSFKQYDPAPRYQARDAALYLATLHKAHVLLGSATPSVESFFNAQQGKYELVKLDNQFVSGGGTNIEVCDVNHYTTTNQMKASLTPPLFEAIEAALAKKQQIILFQNRRGFAPYTECKQCGHVPHCVQCDVSLIYHKHSQKLTCHYCGYSVTPPKTCSACGSNQLHYKGMGTEKIEEDIEILFPSAKIARMDLDSTRSKYAYKQLIDDFEGGNIDILIGTQMVTKGLDFNNVSVVGVLNADSILNFPDFRSFEKAFQLLTQVKGRAGRNNEKGKVFIQTTQVEHHVIKYITENRIHSFFEETLAERKQFNYPPYTRLFEVTLISKDVNEVNHLSNELFALLRPAFGDQLLGPEFPLISKIKNQYHKHILIKTSRQQAAISIRQTIYNALNDLQNNYKNWRYRVSIDVDPV; this is encoded by the coding sequence ATGCAAGGTCCTACATATTTTGTAGACGTTATCGTTCCACTAAGTGTGCCAAACAAATACACTTACCGCGTTCCCGTTGAATTAAATGAGCAGCTAAAAACAGGCAAGCGTGTTCTTGTTCAGTTTGGCAAAACAAAAATCTACACAGGCATCATTTATAAAATTCATGAGACTGCTCCTAAAGACTACTCGGCAAAATATGTAGAAGGGATTCTTGACGATGAACCTGTAGTGACGGAGTTACAGCTGACTTTTTGGGACTGGATTGCCTTTTATTATTGTGCCAACCCAGGTGATGTGATGAATGCCGCATTGCCATCAGGATTAAAACTAAGCAGCACTTCTCATATACAATTAAATCCTGAATTTAACTTCGAAGAAACCGAGCACCGTTTTTTCACAGAACGCGAACATAAAGTTATTGATGCTCTGCATGCCACTCCAAATTTAAGTTTCGAGAATCTTTCAGAAATACTCGAAATAAAATCTGTACAACCTATTATAAATAACCTGCTTAAAAAAAATGCGGTTGTTGTTTATGAAGATGTTAAGGATAAATACAAACCAAAGCTTCAGTCTTTTTTAAGACTCAGTGAAGAATACAAAGCTGAATCTAAACTTCATGAAACTTTAAACGGCCTCGAAAAAAAAGCGTTTAAACAAGCCGAAGCATTGATGGGCTTTCTGATGCTACAAAAAAGTGGCGGTAACAGTTTAAATGGCTGGGTCAAAAAATCAGATTTAAGCAAAAAAGCAGAAACCAGTGCGATTGCCGCTTTGGTCAAAAAAAACATATTACTGGAACAGGAATTTGAAGTTGGACGACTTTTATTTGAAAAAGGAAACAACACTGACAAGCGTTTAAGTGCGGCTCAACATAAAGCTTACGAAGAAACACAAGCTGCTTTTGAAAAAAATAAAACCGTATTGTTGCACGGCGTAACAGGAAGCGGTAAGACAGAAATTTATATTCAATTGGTTAAAGACGCTTTAGAAAAAAATCAAACCGTACTTTTTCTAATTCCTGAAATAGCTTTAACTACACAGCTTATCACCCGCTTGCGTGCCGTGTTTGGAGAAATTGTTGGTGTATACCACTCCCGCTTCAGCGAAAACGAGCGTGTAGAAATCTGGAATACGGTTTTATCGGGAAAACAAAATAAAAATCCCGGATCCAATTTACCAGATGGGGTGCAAAAGATCTCTAAAGAATACAAAATAATTTTAGGAGCAAGATCTTCTCTGTTTCTGCCTTATTCAAATTTAGGGCTGATCATTGTAGATGAAGAACACGATAATTCTTTTAAACAATACGACCCCGCTCCCCGTTACCAGGCAAGAGATGCAGCCTTATACCTGGCTACGCTTCACAAAGCGCACGTACTGTTAGGAAGCGCTACGCCTTCTGTGGAAAGTTTTTTTAATGCCCAGCAGGGTAAATATGAATTGGTAAAATTGGATAATCAATTCGTTTCGGGTGGTGGAACCAACATTGAAGTGTGTGATGTAAACCATTACACAACCACTAATCAAATGAAGGCGAGCCTGACACCTCCTTTGTTTGAGGCTATTGAGGCAGCTCTTGCAAAAAAACAACAAATCATTTTATTTCAAAACCGAAGAGGCTTTGCTCCTTATACTGAATGTAAACAATGCGGACACGTACCGCACTGCGTGCAATGTGATGTTTCGCTTATCTATCATAAACACAGTCAGAAACTAACCTGTCATTATTGTGGTTATTCCGTTACGCCTCCAAAAACCTGTTCCGCCTGCGGAAGCAATCAGTTACACTACAAAGGTATGGGCACGGAGAAGATTGAGGAAGATATCGAAATCCTTTTCCCGAGCGCGAAGATTGCACGTATGGATCTGGATAGTACCCGGAGTAAATACGCTTACAAACAATTGATTGACGATTTTGAAGGTGGCAACATTGATATTCTGATTGGAACTCAGATGGTGACTAAAGGCTTAGACTTTAATAACGTTTCTGTGGTTGGTGTTTTAAATGCCGACTCTATTTTAAATTTTCCCGATTTTCGTTCTTTCGAAAAAGCTTTTCAACTTTTAACGCAAGTAAAAGGACGTGCGGGAAGAAACAACGAAAAAGGAAAAGTGTTTATCCAAACTACTCAAGTTGAACATCATGTTATTAAGTACATTACAGAAAACAGAATTCATTCTTTTTTTGAGGAGACCTTAGCGGAAAGAAAACAATTCAATTATCCGCCCTATACCCGATTATTTGAAGTGACCCTGATTTCAAAAGATGTGAATGAAGTCAATCATTTATCTAACGAGCTATTCGCCTTGTTACGTCCGGCTTTTGGAGATCAGCTTTTAGGTCCGGAGTTTCCTTTGATTTCGAAAATTAAAAACCAGTACCACAAACACATTCTTATAAAAACATCGCGGCAACAAGCTGCGATTTCTATTCGCCAAACTATTTATAACGCATTGAATGATCTTCAGAATAACTACAAGAACTGGCGGTATAGGGTTTCTATTGATGTAGATCCGGTTTAG
- a CDS encoding zinc/iron permease yields the protein MNPLLAIVFLVAPILITGIVAFNISIDQKRLRLILAFSAAYLFAIAIMHMLPEAFENSNPKFVGLFIVLGFVLQLLIDTFSTGIEHGHVHLHSHTCTKHLPYGIIIGLLLHSFLEGLPIYDPNSPENSYVNYQLVLGLAIHNLPITIAFVSLLKEHQGTGKNWLLLGLFSIMTPIGFISSYVLQSFGLQNYELYSQAAFALVIGIFLHISTAILFETSDQHRYNIKKVIVMACGIILAYFIS from the coding sequence ATGAATCCATTATTAGCCATTGTATTTTTAGTAGCTCCGATTCTGATCACAGGAATTGTGGCTTTTAATATTTCAATTGATCAAAAACGTTTGCGCTTAATTCTTGCCTTTAGCGCAGCCTATCTTTTTGCGATCGCTATCATGCATATGCTGCCCGAAGCTTTTGAAAATTCAAATCCTAAATTTGTCGGCTTATTTATTGTTTTAGGATTTGTACTTCAATTGTTGATTGATACCTTCAGCACCGGTATAGAGCATGGCCATGTTCACCTTCACAGTCACACTTGCACCAAACATTTACCCTACGGTATTATTATCGGACTTTTACTTCACTCCTTTTTAGAAGGATTGCCTATTTATGATCCTAACTCTCCGGAAAATTCTTACGTCAACTACCAACTTGTTCTTGGACTTGCCATTCATAATTTGCCTATCACTATAGCTTTTGTATCTCTTTTAAAAGAACACCAGGGCACCGGAAAAAACTGGCTGCTATTAGGCTTATTTTCTATTATGACACCTATTGGTTTTATAAGCAGTTACGTTTTACAATCCTTCGGACTTCAAAATTATGAGCTGTATAGTCAGGCTGCATTTGCTTTAGTTATCGGGATCTTCCTTCATATTTCGACAGCCATTTTATTTGAAACAAGCGATCAACACCGTTACAATATTAAAAAAGTGATAGTGATGGCCTGTGGAATTATTTTAGCATATTTCATTAGTTAA
- a CDS encoding SAM-dependent methyltransferase, with amino-acid sequence MENAEWYVDWFNSPYYHLLYNNRNYKEANFFIDNLCGHLKLDSDSAIWDLACGKGRHSIALNNKGFHVIGTDLSVNSITEASQCINSRLEFFVHDMRQPFKVNYFNAVFNLFTSIGYFKDFNDNYSVFKNVELALKKEGVFVIDFFNSNKIMSSFKTVYTEQRGDITFEIKKKVIHNIIIKRIEFSDKGKKYYFEEYVSLLHKSDFEDFAKQAGLTLKNCFGNYQLEPFDEKNSERLILIFKK; translated from the coding sequence ATGGAAAATGCAGAATGGTATGTTGATTGGTTTAATTCTCCTTACTACCATTTACTTTATAACAACCGCAATTATAAGGAAGCCAATTTTTTCATTGACAATCTTTGCGGTCATTTGAAATTAGATTCAGACTCTGCTATCTGGGACCTGGCTTGTGGAAAAGGCAGGCACTCCATTGCACTCAATAACAAAGGCTTCCATGTAATCGGTACAGATCTTTCTGTAAACAGTATTACCGAAGCTTCACAATGCATAAATTCACGTCTCGAGTTTTTTGTTCATGATATGCGTCAGCCGTTTAAAGTGAATTATTTTAATGCGGTTTTTAATCTGTTTACCAGCATAGGTTACTTTAAAGATTTCAACGATAACTACTCTGTATTTAAAAACGTAGAACTTGCTTTGAAAAAAGAAGGTGTTTTCGTTATTGACTTTTTTAATTCGAATAAAATTATGAGTTCCTTTAAAACGGTATATACCGAACAAAGAGGAGATATTACTTTTGAAATAAAAAAGAAAGTCATTCATAACATCATTATCAAACGCATAGAATTTAGTGACAAAGGAAAAAAATATTACTTTGAAGAGTATGTGTCTCTGCTTCACAAGAGCGACTTTGAAGACTTTGCAAAACAGGCAGGATTGACTCTAAAGAATTGTTTTGGCAACTACCAATTGGAGCCCTTTGACGAGAAAAACTCAGAACGTCTTATTTTAATTTTTAAAAAATAA